One part of the Terrimicrobium sacchariphilum genome encodes these proteins:
- a CDS encoding amino acid ABC transporter ATP-binding protein, whose product MENPSGPLLSVHGLHKSFDDNPILKGVSLDVEKGDLVSIIGPSGCGKSTFLRCMNFLEVPDAGKISIAGVEIDCQGLEDAPPRDLKEKAHKLRQHVGMVFQQFNLFPHKTILENTMLAPMVVRGVPREDAEKNGLRLLEKVGLGALADRYPAQMSGGQQQRAGIARALAMNPQVMLYDEPTSALDPELVDEVLKVMKDLDNEGMTQIVVTHEMRFARDASDYIVFMEKGHIVEISDEDEIFQNPKDERTRQFLKRFI is encoded by the coding sequence ATGGAGAACCCCAGCGGACCGCTTCTATCGGTTCACGGTTTGCATAAGAGTTTCGATGACAATCCCATTCTCAAGGGCGTCAGCCTCGATGTTGAGAAAGGCGACCTGGTTTCCATTATCGGACCGTCCGGCTGCGGAAAGAGCACGTTTTTGCGATGCATGAACTTCCTGGAGGTTCCCGATGCGGGAAAAATCTCCATCGCCGGGGTGGAGATCGACTGCCAGGGGCTGGAGGATGCCCCTCCCCGCGATCTCAAGGAAAAAGCCCACAAGCTCCGCCAGCATGTCGGCATGGTTTTTCAGCAGTTCAATCTCTTCCCGCATAAAACCATCCTCGAAAATACAATGCTCGCACCGATGGTCGTTCGGGGCGTCCCACGTGAGGATGCCGAAAAGAACGGTCTGCGCCTTCTCGAAAAGGTCGGACTCGGCGCTCTCGCCGACCGCTATCCCGCCCAGATGTCCGGAGGCCAGCAGCAGCGGGCAGGAATCGCCAGAGCCCTGGCCATGAACCCGCAAGTCATGCTTTATGACGAGCCAACCAGCGCCCTCGACCCGGAGCTGGTCGACGAGGTGCTCAAGGTCATGAAGGACCTCGACAACGAGGGCATGACCCAGATCGTCGTAACGCATGAAATGCGCTTCGCCCGTGATGCGAGCGACTACATCGTCTTCATGGAAAAAGGCCATATCGTCGAAATCTCCGACGAAGACGAAATCTTCCAAAACCCGAAGGACGAACGGACTCGTCAATTCCTCAAGAGGTTCATCTGA
- a CDS encoding arsenate reductase ArsC, with protein MATEVPQRKFKTLFLCTANAERSIFAEYLLRKEGGDRFEVYSGGTSPSGIVHPLVLEILKNDYQIDASDARSKSWEEFQGVEFDFVITLCDAAREQTPDWPGQPIIAHWSSRNPVEMTGDAADVRHAFFEVAEEIHRRVQLFVALPFEKLDLLRLEAATHDIGAG; from the coding sequence ATGGCCACCGAAGTTCCCCAGCGAAAATTCAAGACGCTTTTTCTCTGCACCGCGAATGCCGAACGCAGCATCTTCGCAGAATATCTGCTAAGGAAGGAGGGTGGGGATCGCTTTGAGGTTTACAGTGGCGGTACCTCTCCGTCTGGAATCGTTCATCCTCTGGTTCTTGAGATTCTGAAGAACGACTATCAGATCGATGCGTCCGATGCCCGGAGCAAGTCCTGGGAGGAATTTCAAGGCGTGGAATTTGATTTTGTCATCACTCTTTGCGACGCGGCCAGGGAGCAGACTCCCGACTGGCCGGGTCAGCCGATCATTGCCCACTGGAGCTCGCGCAATCCCGTCGAGATGACTGGGGATGCGGCAGACGTGCGGCATGCTTTTTTTGAAGTGGCCGAGGAGATTCACCGCCGCGTCCAGCTCTTTGTCGCGCTGCCCTTCGAAAAGCTGGACCTTCTTCGTTTGGAGGCAGCCACACACGACATCGGAGCCGGATAA
- a CDS encoding CHAD domain-containing protein — MSFELRIDESLGAALRRCLVEQTERLAADVEGDERGEAIHKARKRCKRLRAVFRLLRPIHPDLARGGNALFREIGRGLSAFRDVDATRAAFRRLVADAGEHGGVLGQLEGILHKEDPALTPELLTERIASSARQAREAAQQYQKLDLGKNSFSLFGDGLLITYKKARAAMRSAYDDPHPETFHEWRKRVKDLTNQIQFLAPLWPEIFGGLRKELDALGDILGDDHDLSVVRSIVLTDGEAYGSEVIELFTDEVDRQLGGFRRQARALGARLFAERSENFIRRVHAYWEALEEGRK; from the coding sequence ATGTCCTTTGAGCTTCGCATTGATGAATCCCTGGGAGCAGCGCTGCGGCGGTGCCTGGTGGAGCAGACGGAACGGCTGGCGGCTGATGTCGAGGGCGATGAGCGTGGGGAGGCGATTCATAAGGCGCGCAAACGCTGCAAGCGGCTGCGGGCGGTTTTTAGACTATTGCGGCCAATACACCCGGATCTCGCGCGCGGGGGCAATGCGCTTTTCCGGGAGATCGGGCGCGGATTATCCGCCTTCCGCGATGTGGATGCGACGCGGGCGGCATTTCGCCGTCTGGTAGCTGACGCTGGAGAGCATGGCGGTGTCCTGGGACAACTGGAGGGCATTTTACACAAGGAAGACCCTGCCTTGACGCCGGAATTGCTCACGGAACGAATCGCATCCTCGGCCCGGCAGGCCCGTGAAGCAGCCCAACAGTATCAGAAGCTCGACCTGGGCAAGAATAGCTTTTCCCTGTTCGGAGATGGATTGCTGATCACCTATAAAAAGGCGAGGGCAGCCATGCGCTCCGCCTACGACGATCCCCACCCAGAGACGTTTCATGAATGGAGGAAACGCGTGAAAGACCTGACGAACCAGATACAGTTCCTCGCTCCGCTCTGGCCCGAGATCTTTGGTGGGCTCCGCAAGGAACTGGATGCCTTGGGGGACATCCTGGGCGACGACCATGACCTTAGCGTCGTCAGGTCTATCGTCCTGACGGATGGCGAGGCCTATGGCTCCGAGGTGATCGAGCTTTTTACGGATGAGGTCGATCGTCAGTTGGGCGGATTTCGCCGTCAGGCGCGTGCGCTAGGAGCCCGGCTTTTTGCCGAGAGATCGGAGAACTTCATTCGACGGGTTCACGCTTATTGGGAAGCCTTGGAGGAGGGGCGCAAGTGA
- a CDS encoding guanylate kinase — protein sequence MKARGRLIILSGPSCVGKSPLFKALRQFQPELMARVRPLVLYNSRSPRPGESDGKDYHFRSRAEIERLRGNDRFVVIDVRGDLQALDVEELDRNLAKSDMLFEGNPFIGETLLVHEQLREVARLSVFIAPLSLDEVKFLKSQPGVAFDALIVDVMRRKLLRRTRKQKGELSLKDLEEIERRAGSAPRELAMAPLFQYVVPNHDGEDSENWNAFYHPIGDARRTFLAVAGLLGGKKLPHVEKWPKNLFPRKE from the coding sequence GTGAAAGCGCGTGGACGGCTTATTATTCTGAGCGGTCCTTCCTGCGTGGGCAAGAGCCCGCTCTTCAAGGCTCTCAGGCAGTTCCAGCCCGAGCTCATGGCCAGAGTCCGTCCCTTGGTTTTGTACAATTCCCGTTCCCCCCGTCCCGGGGAATCCGACGGGAAGGACTATCACTTCCGGTCTCGGGCAGAGATCGAGAGACTGAGGGGAAACGACCGGTTTGTTGTGATCGATGTGCGGGGGGACCTTCAGGCTCTCGATGTCGAGGAACTCGACCGTAATCTGGCCAAGTCGGATATGCTCTTCGAGGGTAATCCGTTCATCGGGGAAACCTTGCTTGTTCACGAACAGCTCCGGGAGGTTGCCAGGCTGAGCGTGTTTATCGCGCCGTTGAGTCTGGACGAGGTGAAGTTTCTCAAGTCCCAGCCCGGAGTGGCGTTTGACGCTCTGATTGTTGATGTGATGCGGCGAAAGCTTCTGCGCCGCACCCGCAAGCAAAAGGGCGAGCTTTCCCTGAAAGACCTGGAGGAAATCGAGCGGCGCGCGGGTAGTGCTCCTCGGGAGCTCGCGATGGCTCCTCTATTTCAATACGTGGTGCCCAACCACGATGGTGAGGATAGTGAAAACTGGAACGCCTTTTATCATCCTATCGGTGATGCTCGTCGGACATTCCTCGCGGTTGCGGGGTTGCTGGGCGGAAAGAAGCTGCCCCACGTCGAAAAATGGCCTAAAAACCTGTTTCCCCGAAAGGAATAG
- a CDS encoding diflavin oxidoreductase, whose protein sequence is MLDNNPRVTSFINLLKTSSQEELVWMHGYLSAKLGVSWGGAASQSVETAVPKVTRFTLAYGTETGNSKRLATDLAKAAKELGFQVKLVALDQYRLKDLAKETYFFLIVSTQGDGEPPASANAFFDYIQQGELKLDAMNFAVLGLGDSAYPQFCQAGIDADKHLADRGGKRLLPLVKCDVAFDEEGKQWLTDIAAALSGASVQTALPSAVATPVRPGKALYQGEILTNINLNDEPSAKETHHIEIRCEGDIDYAPGDAAGFQPLNPSDLVDRVLAALEKSGDERVTFRGETAALQEVLSRKVNLTYLPKRVIDKYAALLARPIECGRVNFDELLIAHPPGAVELGALLEIMEPIAPRLYSISSSPAAHPGELHLTVARATFTSETGAKGEGLCSGYLCRLPEETEIEFYIHKNSAFKLPAPENDVIMIGPGTGIAPFRSFLFERDAAGASGRNWLFFGDQHFVTDFLYQTELQDFLKTGVLDRLDVAFSRDQAEKVYVQHRLLENGVAVYEWIEGGASVYVCGTKDPMSVDVEKALLQIIQTHGGLETEAAQSYLARLVEQGRYLKDVY, encoded by the coding sequence ATGCTGGACAATAATCCAAGAGTCACTTCCTTCATCAATCTGCTCAAGACTTCCTCGCAGGAGGAGCTTGTCTGGATGCACGGCTACCTGAGCGCCAAGCTTGGCGTCTCCTGGGGCGGTGCTGCTTCCCAAAGCGTCGAAACAGCGGTTCCCAAGGTGACGCGCTTCACGCTGGCCTATGGTACGGAAACGGGAAACTCCAAGCGCCTCGCGACCGATCTGGCGAAGGCGGCGAAGGAGCTTGGTTTTCAAGTCAAGCTGGTGGCGCTGGACCAATATCGGCTCAAGGACCTGGCCAAGGAGACATATTTCTTTTTGATCGTCAGCACGCAGGGCGATGGCGAACCGCCTGCGTCGGCGAATGCCTTCTTTGATTACATCCAACAGGGCGAACTGAAGCTGGATGCCATGAATTTTGCCGTCCTCGGACTGGGCGATAGCGCATATCCGCAGTTTTGCCAGGCTGGCATTGACGCAGACAAGCACCTCGCCGATCGGGGCGGCAAGCGTCTCCTGCCTCTCGTGAAATGCGATGTGGCATTTGATGAGGAGGGGAAGCAATGGTTGACCGATATCGCGGCGGCTCTCTCTGGGGCATCCGTGCAGACTGCGCTACCCTCTGCGGTTGCCACTCCGGTCCGTCCCGGCAAGGCCCTTTACCAGGGCGAGATCCTCACCAACATCAATCTCAATGACGAACCCTCCGCGAAGGAGACGCATCACATCGAAATCCGTTGCGAGGGGGATATTGACTACGCCCCGGGCGATGCGGCGGGATTCCAACCCCTAAATCCGTCCGACCTGGTGGACCGTGTCCTCGCGGCGCTGGAAAAGAGTGGGGACGAGCGTGTTACTTTCCGCGGCGAAACGGCTGCCCTGCAGGAGGTTCTTTCCCGGAAGGTGAATCTCACCTATCTGCCCAAGCGGGTGATCGACAAGTATGCTGCATTACTGGCCAGACCGATCGAATGCGGAAGGGTGAATTTCGACGAGCTTCTCATTGCCCACCCTCCAGGGGCGGTGGAGCTCGGCGCATTGCTGGAGATCATGGAGCCCATCGCTCCGCGTTTGTACTCGATCTCGTCATCACCTGCGGCGCATCCGGGTGAGCTCCACCTCACCGTGGCCCGGGCGACTTTTACCTCGGAGACCGGCGCCAAGGGCGAGGGGCTTTGCTCCGGATATCTGTGTCGGTTGCCGGAGGAGACGGAAATCGAGTTCTATATCCACAAGAACAGTGCGTTCAAACTCCCGGCCCCGGAAAACGATGTCATCATGATCGGGCCTGGCACTGGTATTGCACCGTTCCGTTCCTTCCTTTTTGAGCGTGACGCGGCAGGTGCTTCCGGTCGCAACTGGCTGTTCTTTGGTGATCAGCACTTCGTCACGGATTTTCTTTACCAGACCGAGTTGCAGGACTTCTTGAAAACGGGGGTGCTCGATCGTCTCGATGTTGCGTTTTCGCGGGATCAGGCGGAGAAGGTTTATGTGCAGCATCGTCTCTTGGAGAACGGTGTGGCAGTGTACGAATGGATCGAGGGTGGCGCCTCCGTCTATGTATGCGGAACCAAGGACCCGATGAGCGTCGATGTAGAAAAAGCGCTCCTGCAAATCATTCAAACTCATGGAGGCCTCGAGACAGAGGCCGCTCAAAGCTACCTCGCTCGACTCGTCGAGCAGGGGCGATATCTCAAAGACGTCTACTAA
- a CDS encoding NADPH-dependent assimilatory sulfite reductase hemoprotein subunit, which translates to MSNNQPSPIEKIKKESHGLRGTIKESLSDAYTGAVRDPDQALVKFHGMYLQDDRDRRDIRAAKKLDRLYSFMVRLRIPGGFLTPEQWVAVHHVAGLYSTGVIKITTRQTIQLHGILKKDVKPTLKDFSLVGLDSIAACGDVNRNVIVSGNPAETPLHERLYGYAKLISEHLLPKTRAYHEIWLDEEHLNPQDEEDPLYQDRYLPRKFKIGIGVPPNNDPDVFANDAGLIAILENEELVGFNIVVGGGLSATHGNPETYPRAATVIGYVDIRDGDANLLSALYEIVTIQRDFGNRSDRKLARLKYTLDRMGVEEFKAELTRRCGFALEPARPFAFTSREDRYGWLQDHRGLWNFTAFAENGRILDDSQQTLKAALLELTEAKLCNIQFTANQGVIVASVTTKNKKRVHEILEKHGVVAFLERSSVLRRNSIACVALPTCPLALAEAQRYMPSLIDKIDILMERHGLQNENIITRMTGCPNGCGRSRLSEIGFVGTGPGHYNLCIGGDHVGTRLNQVYRENLDESGIVSTLDELFEGFAKNRNPGEHFGDFAVRSGWVTPAAA; encoded by the coding sequence ATGTCCAACAACCAGCCATCTCCGATCGAGAAGATCAAAAAGGAAAGCCATGGTCTGCGCGGCACGATCAAGGAGAGTTTGAGCGACGCCTACACAGGCGCCGTGCGGGACCCTGATCAGGCTTTGGTCAAGTTCCATGGCATGTATCTCCAGGACGACCGCGACCGTCGCGACATCCGTGCGGCCAAGAAGCTGGATCGCCTCTATTCCTTTATGGTTCGCCTCCGCATTCCCGGAGGTTTCCTGACACCCGAGCAGTGGGTCGCCGTGCATCACGTGGCAGGGTTGTATTCCACGGGAGTGATCAAAATCACGACGCGCCAGACGATTCAGTTGCACGGCATCCTGAAAAAGGATGTGAAGCCGACGCTGAAGGATTTCAGCCTGGTGGGCCTGGACTCCATCGCCGCCTGCGGCGATGTGAATCGCAACGTGATCGTCTCCGGCAACCCTGCGGAGACTCCTTTGCATGAGCGCCTCTACGGATACGCCAAGCTTATCAGCGAGCACCTCCTGCCCAAGACTCGTGCCTATCACGAGATCTGGCTGGACGAGGAGCACCTGAACCCGCAGGACGAGGAAGATCCGCTTTATCAGGACCGGTATCTACCCAGGAAATTCAAGATCGGCATCGGTGTCCCGCCCAACAATGACCCCGACGTTTTCGCCAACGATGCGGGATTGATCGCGATCCTCGAGAATGAGGAACTGGTGGGTTTCAACATTGTCGTGGGCGGCGGGCTTTCCGCGACGCATGGTAATCCCGAGACCTACCCGAGGGCGGCGACGGTCATCGGATATGTCGACATCCGCGATGGCGACGCAAACCTCTTGTCTGCTCTCTACGAGATCGTAACGATCCAGCGTGATTTCGGAAACCGCAGCGATCGCAAGCTCGCGCGACTGAAGTACACCCTTGACCGCATGGGAGTGGAAGAGTTCAAAGCCGAGCTCACTCGCCGCTGCGGGTTTGCTCTCGAACCGGCTCGTCCGTTCGCCTTCACGTCTCGTGAGGATCGATACGGCTGGCTCCAGGACCATCGCGGACTGTGGAATTTCACCGCCTTTGCAGAAAATGGCCGCATCCTCGACGACTCCCAACAAACGCTGAAGGCGGCGCTTTTGGAACTGACGGAGGCGAAACTGTGCAACATCCAGTTTACGGCCAATCAGGGGGTGATCGTGGCCTCCGTGACAACAAAGAACAAGAAGCGGGTTCACGAGATTCTCGAGAAGCATGGCGTTGTCGCATTCCTGGAGCGCAGCTCGGTACTTCGCAGAAACAGCATTGCCTGCGTGGCGTTGCCGACATGTCCTCTTGCCCTGGCGGAGGCCCAGCGGTACATGCCATCGCTCATCGACAAGATCGACATCCTGATGGAGCGCCACGGATTGCAAAATGAGAATATCATTACGCGCATGACAGGGTGCCCGAACGGGTGCGGACGTTCCCGCTTGTCCGAGATCGGGTTCGTCGGTACAGGACCGGGTCACTACAATCTCTGCATTGGCGGAGACCATGTGGGGACGCGTCTCAATCAGGTCTATCGCGAGAATCTGGACGAATCTGGCATTGTTTCGACTCTGGACGAACTCTTTGAGGGCTTCGCCAAGAATCGCAATCCAGGAGAACATTTCGGAGATTTCGCCGTTCGAAGCGGCTGGGTGACACCGGCAGCCGCTTGA